A window of the Scleropages formosus chromosome 5, fSclFor1.1, whole genome shotgun sequence genome harbors these coding sequences:
- the LOC108942223 gene encoding transmembrane gamma-carboxyglutamic acid protein 4-like, giving the protein MVSRVPVLCLVVCALSWGSARASPLHGEEREEDERGAPGVFVQEEAAHGFLGRHLLFNKFDFEMFTPGNLERECLEEVCNYEEAREVFENIPATDSFWKQYTADLQKSPSKLDVIGLLVGLVAGGVAIVIVILLICYFIQGRCKSNRSSRSFRTRPPRTNASLVVRRLEEISLQPVPKDPVDPSGLPSYEQAIASSGPHDAPPPPYPGSRTGSLRQ; this is encoded by the exons ATGGTGTCCCGCGTGCCTGTCCTCTGTCTCGTGGTGTGCGCGCTCTCGTGGGGGTCCGCACGCGCGTCGCCCCTCCATggcgaggagagggaggaggatgAGCGAGGAGCACCTGGAG tgtttgtgcAGGAGGAAGCAGCTCACGGGTTCCTCGGCCGCCATCTGCTCTTCAACAAGTTTGACTTTGAGATGTTCACCCCGGGGAACCTGGAGCGTGAGTgcctggaggaggtgtgcaacTATGAGGAGGCGCGCGAGGTCTTCGAGAACATCCCCGcgacg GACTCTTTCTGGAAGCAGTACACAGCAG ATCTTCAGAAAAGTCCATCGAAGCTGGACGTCATAGGTCTTCTGGTTGGACTGGTGGCTGGGGGCGTGGCCATCGTCATTGTGATCCTGCTCATTTGTTACTTCATTCAGGGAAGGTGCAAGAGCAACAGGTCATCCCG GTCGTTCAGGACCCGCCCCCCTCGGACCAACGCGTCCCTCGTTGTCCGCAGACTGGAGGAGATCTCCCTGCAGCCCGTGCCGAAGGACCCCGTAGACCCCTCAGGGCTGCCCTCCTATGAACAGGCCATCGCCAGCTCCGGTCCCCATGATGCCCCTCCCCCGCCGTACCCGGG GTCAAGAACAGGAAGCCTTCGGCAGTAG